The DNA region TGTCCATATATCTTCTGTTATAAAGATTGGTCAAGGGATCTTTCATGATCAGGGTATTTAAATCTTGCACAATATTTTGCAAGTCATGTTCCCGACTGCGATAGATTGTTTCAATAACCAATCCCTCACTAATATCTTTAATCAGCTCTAAGACCAGTTTCCCGTTCTCTTCTATTGGAACAGAGAAAACCAATAACATTTTATCTCCAACGTGTTGTATTTTCATAAAAGATTTCTGGCTTTTTAATGCTTCAAGACCAATACATTTTGTACACGCTTTATGTTCCATTTCACAAGTATAACAAAAAGCAGAATCTTCTATGATTTCCCCGTCCTTGAAAAGAATTTTATTTGTAAAAGGTTCTACAATTCTGACACTGTCAAAGAGCTTCTTATATGCTTTAATCTGCTGTAATAAGTTATCATCAATTATACCATTCATTCGTACCCTTCCTCTTGCAATCCATTATCTGTTAGCACTAATTTGTTATTAATAAGTATTGTACATTTATAGTAATTTATTTCAGTATAAAATACAACATTATTATTATAAACTAAACGCATCATTTTAATTTAAATTAAAAACACCCTATAGAAGACCCTTTGTAAGGTCTTCATATAGGGTATATTTTGCATTATCTTTTCTTAATATACTTTTTCATATCAATTAGAACGATGATCACATTACCCTTTTATTAATGTCTAAAATGTCTCATACCTGTAAATATCATAGCTATTCCATATTGATCACAGGCATCAATGGATTCCTGATCTCGTACAGAGCCCCCTGGCTGAATAATCGCAGTAATTCCTGCTTTCGCCGCTGCCTCTACACAATCTGAGAACGGGAAGAATGCATCAGAGGCAAGAGCCGCTCCTTTTAATGCCTCTTCCCCTATTTGCTCGATACAATGTTCAATAGCTTGTTTACAAGCCCAAATTCTATTCACTTGTCCCGGTCCTATACCTAAAGATTGCTTATCCTTAGCAATAGCTATTCCGTTAGATTTTGCATATTTAACAACTTTCCATGCGAATAATAAATCTTCCATTTCTTTTTCGGTAGGCTGTCTTTTGGTTACTACTTTGAGTTCTTCTTCAGGCAGCAATACATTGTCTACCTCCTGAACCAGTAATCCCCCTGCTACCTTTTTCAAATCATAAGAGCCTTTCGGCTGCTTAACAGAAATGTGATCCAGCTGCAATATACGAAGGTTTTTCTTTTGCTTTAGAATTTCTAAAGCTTTTTCGGTATAAGAAGGTGCCACAATGATTTCAATAAAGATCTTATTCATTTCCTCTGCGGTTCTTTCGTCTATTTCACGATTGGCTACAACGATTCCTCCGAAAATCGACACTGGGTCAGCTTTATAAGCCGTCATATATGCATCATAAATATTGTCAGCGCTTCCTACACCGCAGGGGTTTGCATGTTTGCAGGCCACCACGGTGGGTTCATCGAATTCTTTAAGAAGTTCCAGAGCCCCATTGGTATCATTAATATTATTGAAGGAAAGTTCTTTTCCATGAAGCTGAATGGCAGAACTAAGACATCCTGTGTTCTTACCGATTTCTTTATAAAATGCAGCTTTTTGATGAGGATTTTCTCCATACCTCATATCCTGAACTTTTTCAAAGGTTAAGCTTAGAGTTTCCGGGAAGTCCTCAGCCCCTCTTTGCTTTCTGAGATAATTTGCAATAAGGGTATCATAACTTGCCGTATGCTCAAACACTTTAGACGCTAAATAAAATTTAGTTTCTTTAGATACTTCACCCTTTGCTTTTAATTCTTCTATAACCTTATCATAGTCTTTGGGATCCACGATCACTGCTACATCCTGATAGTTTTTAGCTGCTGCACGAATCATTGTAGGCCCGCCGATATCAATATTCTCAATGGCTTCTTCCAATTCTACATTGTCTTTTAAAATAGTTTGTTTAAAAGGATATAAATTCACTACTACCAAATCAATGGTGTCCACATTCAGTTCTTTTAATTGCTTCATGTGTTCTGGATTACTTCTGATCGCCAGAAGTCCCGCATGAATGTTAGGATGGAGGGTTTTTACTCTTCCGTCCAGGCATTCTGGAAAGCCCGTAATTTCAGAAATTCCAATGACTTTGATGCCTGCATCCATAATCGCTTTAGCAGTTCCTCCTGTGGAAATAATTTCAAAGCCTAATTCACTGATTTGCTTTGCAAATTCCACTACCCCAGTTTTGTCAGAAACACTAATTAATGCTCTTTTCATATTGAATCTCCTCCCATTTTTTATAATTTGCCATGAAATGTTCGGCTAATAACTTCTTCTTGTTGTTCTTTGCTTAGTTTATGGAAATTCACTGCATAGCCAGATACGCGAATGGTCAAGTTAGGGTATTTTTCCGGATGTTCCATAGCTTCTAGAAGTTTCTCTCTGTTTAAAACATTTACATTTAAATGATGAGACCCTTTTGCAAAATATCCATCCAATATAGCTGTCAGATTGTCAATTCTGGCTTCTTCTGTTTTCCCTAAAGTATTGGGCTCAACACTAAAAGTACAGGATATTCCGTCCCTGCAGCAATCATAAGGAATCTTAGCCACCGAATTAAGAGAAGCCAAAGCCCCTTTTGTGTCCCTGTTATGCATGGGATTTGCCCCCGGCGCAAAGGGTTCTCCTTTCTTTCGTCCGTCAGGCGTATTTCCAGTTTTTTTGCCATAAACCACATTAGAAGTAATGGTCAAGATAGATAATGTATGTTTTGCATTCCTATATGCCGGAATTTTCTTTAGATCATCATAAAAATCTTTTACCAGTTCTTTTGCAATACTGTCTACTCTCTCATCATCATTACCATACTTTGGGAAATCTCCCTCTATTTCAAAATCAATAATCAAGCCGTTTTCATCTCGAATCGGACTAACTTTTGCATATTTTATTGCACTAAGAGAATCCGCAACAACTGAAAGACCAGCAACCCCAAAAGCCATAAATCTTTCAACTTCTGTATCATGCAGCGCCATTTGCAATTTTTCATAAGCATATTTATCATGCATATAGTGAATCACATTCATGGTATTAACGTACAGTTCACAAAGCCATTTACGATAAAAGGAAAACCGGTCCATCACTTCTTCGTAGCTAAGAATGTCTCTTGAAATCGGTTTTCTGCTGGGACCTATCTGCTCTTTAGTAATCTCATCCACACCACCATTTAAGCTCATTAAAAGTACTTTGGGCAGATTACATCTTGCACCAAAAAACTGCATTTGCTTTCCTATTCTCATAGCCGATACACAGCAGGCAATAGCATAATCGTCTCCATAGATTTCCCGCATGATATCATCATTTTCATATTGGATCGAGTCTGTTTCAATAGAAACTCTGCTGCAATAACGTTTAAATGGTTTTGGCAAATTTTTAGACCACAGCACGGTTAAATTCGGCTCCGGCGCTGGACCTAAATTATAAAGGGTATGTAAAAATCTATAGGAGGTTTTCGTCACTAAAGTTCTTCCGTCTTCTCCCATGCCTCCTATGGATTCCGTAATCCAAAGGGGATCTCCTGCAAACAACTCGTTGTATTCAGGTGTTCTAAGTTCTCTTGCCATTCTAAGTTTCAGGACAAAATCATCTACGATTTCTTGAATTTCTGCTTCTGTAAAAAGATTTTCTCTTAAATCCCGTTCAAAGTAAATATCTAAAAATGTACTCACTCGCCCTAAAGACATGGCTGCTCCGTTTTGTTCTTTTATAGCTCCTAAATATGCAAAGTATAGCCATTGAACTGCTTCTTTGGAATTGGATGCAGGTTTTGAAATATCGTATCCATACATTTGAGCCATCTGTTTTAACTTTTCCAAAAAATCGATTTGTCGATAAAGTTCCTCAGAAAGTCTGATATTTTCATCGTCCATCAAACGCTTGCCAAGCTTTGCTTTATCTTTTTTCTTTTCCTCTATCAGAAAATCTACACCATATAATGGAACCCTTCTATAGTCTCCAATAATTCTTCCCCTGCCGTAAGCATCAGGAAGGCCAGTAATTACACCACTTTTTCTGGCCTTTCGCATTTCGTCAGTATACACTCTGAATACGCCGTCATTATGGGTCGTTCTGTATTCGAAATGTTCTTCAACCTTCTGGTCCAATTTATATCCGTAAGCTTCACATGCCTGCCTTGTCATCCGAATACCGCCAAAAGGATTAACACCTCTTTTTAAAGGCGCATCTGTTTGAAACCCTACTATGATCTCATTTTCCTTGTCAAGATATCCTGGCGGATATGTCAGCAGAGAAGATACCCTGGTGGTATCTATATCCAGCACCCCTCCCCTTTCCGACTCCAAACGGCATAAATCAGTGTATTTTTTTAATAGAACTTTGGTTCTTTCCGTTGGACCTTCCAGGAATTCTTCATTGCCTTCATAAGGACTGTAGTTTTTCTGAATAAAATCTCTGACATTTATTTCTTCCTGCCAAACTCCTTCGCTAAAGCCTTTCCATGGATTTCTTTGCATGTTTTCGCCTCCTATTTTCTTAAATAGAAAAGACCGCCTGGATAAACAGATTCAAACGGTCTGTTTGCCCAGGCGGTCGGCGTTTTTTACTTTGTATTCCCTGTGGGTACTCCCACTTAATCCGCCAGTCATACAAAGTAATGAAGTAATGTATAAAATTAACCCACTTTTTCTATAATAAATTTCAGTACAAAGATAATTGCTAAAACATACATTACAGGATGAACTTTCTTTGCTTTTCCTGTTATTGCATTAATCACTACATAGGATACTGTTCCGAATACAATTCCTTCTGCGATACTGTATGCTAAAGGCATTGCTATTAATGCCAGGAAAGCAGGAATTCCTTCACTTGCTTCTGTAAAATCTATTTTACCTACAGATTGCATCATCATAAATCCTACGATGATGAGGGCAGGTGCTGTTGCAAAGCTTGGTACCGCTAAGAAAATTGGAGAGAAGAATAATGCAATAACAAAGAAGATTGCAGTAACAAAAGCTGTTAATCCTGTCCTTCCTCCTTCTGCTACCCCTGAAGCACTTTCTACATAAGTAGTGGTGGTAGAGGTACCAAATAATGCTCCGGCAGTTGTACCAATTGCATCAGCTAATAATGCCTGTTTTACATTTGGAAGTTTGCCTTCTTTATCTAACATTCCAGCCTGGCTGGATACACCGATTAAAGTTCCTAGAGTATCAAATAAATCAACAAACAAGAATGCGAATACAACCACAAAGAAACTTAATGAAAATACTTGACTTAAATCCAGTTTAAATGCTATTGGAGCTATGCTTGGAGGTGCCGAGAACAATGTCGATGGAATTAAGCTATAAAGTCCTGCTTCTGGATTTGGAACATACCATCCAACTAATTCTGCTATAATTCCTAATACATAAGTTATTAAAATTCCAATAAGTATAGAGCCTTTTACTCTTTTAACAACCAAAATTCCAGTAATCAAAGTTCCCAATATTGCCAAGAAAGTAACAACATTTGTTACATCTCCTAAAGTTACAAGAGTTGCCGCATCTCCTGAAACGATACCTGCATTCTGGAAGCCGATGAAAGTAATAAATAAACCGATTCCTGCACCAACTGCATGCTTTAATGTTTGTGGAAATGCATTAAAAATTGCTTCACGAACATTTAAGAACGTTAAAATAATAAATATAACTCCTTCTACAAATACTGCTCCTAGAGCAATTTGCCAACTGTAGCCCATTGTTAAACAAACAGTATAAACGAAATATGCGTTAAGTCCCATACCAGGTGCCAATGCAAATGGGTAATTTGCTAAAAATGCCATGGCTAATGTTCCAACAACCGCTGCCAAAACAGTCGCTGTAAATACTGCACCCTGATCCATTCCTGCAGCTGCTAACATTCCAGGATTTACGGCTAAAATATAAGCCATCGTCATAAATGTTGTAAACCCTGCAATGACTTCTGTTTTTGCATTAGTATTGTTCTCACTTAGTCTGAATACTTTTTCTAAGAAGCTATTGTTTTGAAGCTGGCTCTTTGCTTGCGTCACTTTAATATCCCCCTTAAGTAATTTTGATTAAAAAAATCAATAGCTTTTCCTTAAAACAAAAAAGTTCGTTTCCATACCAATGGGAAACGAACATAATAATCCTGCAGAATTATTACTAAAACATTCGTTTCACCCATAGCCAGACAATTTACGGTTGTCGGTAGAGACATCTAGACCATATTTCTAGATTTATATAAGTGAACGCATTTATTATTGATGTTTACAGAAGTATTCTAGCAAACTATAATACTTCTTGTCAACAGTTTTTCGAACTTTTTATTTGATTTTATGTATAATGTTCGATTAATAAGAGCTATTGCTCTTTTCTCCTTTTATAATAGCTACAGAAGCACTGGCTCCAATGCGATTCGCTCCTGCTTTTACAAGGGCTTCAGCGTCCTGGCGGGTTCGTACCCCTCCGGATGCTTTTACCCCCATAGTCTCTCCTACAGTTCTTCTCATCAATTCAATATCGGCTTTGGTAGCGCCTCCTCCAGAAAAACCGGTAGAAGTTTTTACAAAATCTGCTCCCGCTTCTTTTGCAAGCAGACAAGCTTTTTCCTTTTCCTCATCGGTTAAAAGAGATGTTTCTATAATCACCTTAACCACTGCTCTTTTGTTAACAGTATGTACTACTGCTTTAATTTCGTCTCTAACATAATCATATTTTTTATCTTTTAAAGCACCGATATTAATCACCATGTCCACTTCTGTAGCACCATTTTCTATGGCTTCCTGTACTTCAGAAGTTTTGGTTGTAATGGTATTGGCGCCTAAAGGAAAGCCTATTACGGTTGTAATGCCTACATTACTGTCCTGTAATAAATGTTTTGCCATTGGCACATAACAGGGATTTACACAAACCGTAGCAAATCCATATTCTTTTGCTTCTTCGCATAGCTTTCTGATGTCTTCTTCTTTTGCATCCGGCTTTAAAACAGTATGATCGATCATAGCCGCTAGTTGTTTATCTTCCATATTCATTCCTCCTGATAGTTCATTTCTTTGATTGTAACATTATTTAGTATAAATATCAAAATGATTCTTTCTATATGGTTTGAACAATTTTGAATATCTATTCATAATAATTTGCATCTAAATTTCTTACTATGTTTTAGTGCTTTTAAATCCAATCTCTATACTATAACATATCATAACTCATCCAAATGAAAAAGCCCTAAAAACCTTCACGGTTTACAGGGCTTTTAGTTTTACTCCCACTCAATTGTTGCTGGTGGTTTACTGGTTATATCATAAACGATTCTGTTAACGTGTTCTACTTCATTCACAATCCTATTAGAAATCTTTGCTAATACATCATGGGGAATTCTTGCCCAATCAGCTGTCATAAAGTCCGTTGTAGATACTCCACGAAGGGCTATGGTATAGCTGTAAGTTCTTTCATCTCCCATGACTCCAACGGAACGTAAATTGGTAAGTACTGCAAAGTACTGTCCTATTTCTTTATCAAGGCCTGCGTTGACTATCTCTTCACGGTATATATAGTCAGCTTCTTGAAGAATGGCTATTTTTTCTCTGGTCACTTCTCCTATAATTCTGATGGCTAAGCCGGGGCCCGGGAAAGGTTGTCTTGATACTAAGAATTCGGGAATGCCAAGGGCTCTTCCTAGACTTCGCACTTCGTCTTTAAAGAGGTCTCTTAAAGGCTCGATAATTTCTTTAAAATCTACATAATCAGGGAGTCCGCCAACATTATGATGGCTTTTAATAACCGCTGCATTTTTAGTTCCACTCTCAATTACGTCAGGATAAATGGTTCCCTGTACCAGAAAATCTACCGTTCCAATTTTCTTTGCTTCGGCTTCGAATACACGAATGAATTCTTCTCCGATGATTTTTCTTTTGGTTTCAGGATCTGTAACACCTTTTAGTTTGTCTAAAAATCTGTCCTGGGCATTAACACGAATCAGGTTCATATCAAACTGTTCTCTGAATACTTTCTCAACTTCGTCCCCTTCGTTCTTCCTAAGAAGGCCGTGATCTACAAAAATACAGGTTAATTGCTTTCCTACCGCTTTATGAATGAGTACTGCCGCAACAGAAGAATCCACTCCTCCAGATAAAGCACAAAGTACTTTTTTATTACCTATTTTTTCTTTTAATTTCTTGATGGATTCCTCTGCAAAGTCTTTCATAATCCAGTCGCCGCTGCAGCCACATACATCATACAGGAAATTTTTAAGCATCTGAGTACCTTTTGGCGTATGCATAACTTCTGGGTGGAATTGAACACCATATAGTTTTCTTTTGGTATCTGCCATAGCCGCTACAGGACAGGTTCCAGTAGTGGCAATGACTTCAAAGCCTTCCGGCGGCTCGCTAATATAATAGGTGTGGCTCATCCAGCAAACGGTCTGTTCTTCTACATCTTTAAACAATGGATTGTCTGTACGAACAATTAAATCTGTCTTCCCATATTCTCTTTGGTCTGCCTTAGCTACTTTTCCTCCTAAAACATGACCCATAAGCTGAGAACCATAGCAAATACCCAATACCGGTATGCCCAGCTCAAAAATTTCTTTTTCTACCATGGGTGCATTTTCTTCATACACAACACTTGGTCCGCCGGTGAAAATGATTCCCTTAGGATTTCTCTTTTTAATTTCGTCTATGGATGTATCATAAGAAAGCACTTCACAATATACATTGGCTTCCCTGACTCTTCTTGCGATCAGTTGATTGTATTGACCCCCGAAGTCCAATACAATAATCAGTTCGTGATTCATAGCTTTCCTCCTAAAAATAGTTTATTGTTTAAAGCTGCAATGGATATCGTCGGATTAAGCATCTTCCATCAGCGATAATTGTGAAATCCGGAAAGACTGCTGTCAATCCGGATTACCATAAACTAATATTCTACACTGTAGTTAGGCGCTTCTTTTGTAATATGAATATCGTGAGGATGACTTTCTTTTAAGCCTGCTCCGGTAATTTGAACAAATCGGCCATTTTCTCTTAGTTCATCAATAGTTCTCGTTCCGCAGTACCCCATTCCTGCACGAAGGCCTCCCATCAATTGGTAAACACTGTCTTCAACAGATCCTTTATAAGGAACACGGCCTTCTACACCTTCAGGCACTAACTTCTTAGCATCTTGCTGGAAGTACCTGTCTTTACTTCCTTTTTCCATAGCTGCAAGAGAACCCATTCCTCTGTATACTTTATATTTTCTTCCCTGGTACAGTTCGGTTTCTCCAGGGCTTTCTTCACAACCTGCAAACAAACTTCCCATCATCGTTACGCTGGCTCCAGCGGCAATTGCTTTTACAATATCTCCTGAATATTTGATTCCTCCGTCAGCAATAACCGGAATGCCGTAAGGTTTTGCAGCTTCAGCACAATCGTAAATTGCAGTAATCTGAGGAACACCGACCCCTGCTATAACTCTCGTTGTACAAATGGATCCAGGTCCGATTCCAACTTTAACCGCATCAGCCCCTGCTTCAATCAGGGCTTTTGTTGCCTCACCGGTTGCCACATTTCCTGCGATCACTTGCAATTCTGGATAAGCGGATTTTACTTTCTTTACAGTATCCAACACACCCTGGGAATGTCCATGGGCTGTATCTATAACGATCACATCCACTTTTGCTTCTACTAATTTTGCTACTCTGTCAAGAACATCCGCTGTAACTCCAACTGCTGCTCCTACTAACAGTCTGCCATTTGAATCTTTTGCAGCGTTAGGATATAAAATTGCTTTTTCTATGTCTTTAATCGTAATAAGTCCTTTTAAATTTCCTTCCTGGTCTACAATAGGCAGCTTTTCTATTCTATACTTTGACAAAATCTCTTTTGCTTCTTCTAAAGTCGTTCCTTCCGGTGCAGTAATGAGATTTTCTTTTGTCATAACTTCTTTTATTTTTCTATTATGATTGGTTTCAAAACGCAAATCCCTGTTGGTAAGGATTCCCACCAGTTTAGTTCCTTCGGTTATAGGAACTCCCGAAATACGATATTTTGCCATTAATTCATTGGCTTCATATACATAGTGTTCAGGAGATAAGGAAAATGGATCTGTAATAACGCCATTTTCAGAACGTTTTACTTTATCTACTTCCTCTGCTTGCTGTTCAATGGACATGTTTTTATGTATAATTCCAATACCTCCCTGACGTGCCATTGCAATAGCCATTCTTGACTCAGTCACAGTATCCATCCCCGCACTCATTACAGGAATATTCAATCTGATCTTTTTGGTCAAATTCGTAGATAAATCTACGTCCTTAGGAAGAACCTGAGAGTAGGCAGGTATCAATAAAACGTCATCAAATGTTACTCCCTGTTTAATAATTTTATGCATTTCTCAACCTCTCCTTAATTTTTTCGCTAAAGTGTATCAAAAGATTGTAACCTTGTCAACTATTTTATATGTTTCCTTTTTTATTTGCAAGTATGTCTTTTCTTCAAATTTTATGTAGAATTTTGTATCAAGCAATAAATCCATTCTACTAAAAAAGGCGGGTCATACCGCCTCACTTTTTTATATGCAATTTCCTAGGAATTAAATGAAAAATTCCTTTTAAAATTTCTTCGTTAGGTTCAAAAATCATTTTTACCTTTTGGTTATTATGCATGAATACTGCAGCATATGTATTGGATTTGATCTCTCCGCTGCTAAAATCCAAAGTTTTTTCAAAACCACTTAATTCATGGGAATGGTCTTTATCTTCCACATGAGCCATTGCTTCAAAATCTTTAACAGAAACAGAAATCAGTCTTTTACGCTTGCTTTTATTGATGATCTTATCAATATCCAAATCACCGTTTGTAAAACTATACTCATATTCAATGTTTTGTCTTTGTACAAGCCAATATGCTCCATAGGCTACAATAATCACGACCAGTACAAAAGCCTGAGGAATAAAAAGGAATGATGCAGCAACCAGTAAAATTGCAGCAAGAATAACCAATGCCGTAATCATACCATCTTTTGCAGTACGTTTCTTGGACACAAGCTGTTCTTTAAATATATCTCCCACATCTTCACCCCTTTATCATCTCTTAATCACAAATTAGATTGCTTAATAATGTATATGGTAACATATAAAATTCTAAATATCAAGAAAACAGCTTGCCCAAAGGACAAGCTGTTTTTAAGTAAAATTTATTACATCATTCCCATTCCTGGAGCTCCGCCAGGCATAGCTGGTTCTTTTTCAGGAATATCTGCAACAACAGATTCTGTTGTTAATAATGTAGAAGCAACGGAAGTTGCATTTTGAAGAGCACTTCTTGTTACTTTAGTTGGATCAAGGATTCCTGCATCAATCATATTCACATATTCTTCTGTAAGTGCATTGAATCCAACATTCTTT from Defluviitalea raffinosedens includes:
- a CDS encoding GGDEF domain-containing protein; translated protein: MNGIIDDNLLQQIKAYKKLFDSVRIVEPFTNKILFKDGEIIEDSAFCYTCEMEHKACTKCIGLEALKSQKSFMKIQHVGDKMLLVFSVPIEENGKLVLELIKDISEGLVIETIYRSREHDLQNIVQDLNTLIMKDPLTNLYNRRYMDRMLPQEISKCDKKHPLSIAMIDIDHFKTINDTYGHNVGDIAIKAIGDILLNSIRNESDWAARYGGEEFLICLPNTSNEKAYKVLERIRKTIEKTMIRFDDKKINITASFGLFTIDSSEFAVDELFKFVDHKLYQAKEQGRNRGIK
- the purH gene encoding bifunctional phosphoribosylaminoimidazolecarboxamide formyltransferase/IMP cyclohydrolase — protein: MKRALISVSDKTGVVEFAKQISELGFEIISTGGTAKAIMDAGIKVIGISEITGFPECLDGRVKTLHPNIHAGLLAIRSNPEHMKQLKELNVDTIDLVVVNLYPFKQTILKDNVELEEAIENIDIGGPTMIRAAAKNYQDVAVIVDPKDYDKVIEELKAKGEVSKETKFYLASKVFEHTASYDTLIANYLRKQRGAEDFPETLSLTFEKVQDMRYGENPHQKAAFYKEIGKNTGCLSSAIQLHGKELSFNNINDTNGALELLKEFDEPTVVACKHANPCGVGSADNIYDAYMTAYKADPVSIFGGIVVANREIDERTAEEMNKIFIEIIVAPSYTEKALEILKQKKNLRILQLDHISVKQPKGSYDLKKVAGGLLVQEVDNVLLPEEELKVVTKRQPTEKEMEDLLFAWKVVKYAKSNGIAIAKDKQSLGIGPGQVNRIWACKQAIEHCIEQIGEEALKGAALASDAFFPFSDCVEAAAKAGITAIIQPGGSVRDQESIDACDQYGIAMIFTGMRHFRH
- the pflB gene encoding formate C-acetyltransferase, with the translated sequence MQRNPWKGFSEGVWQEEINVRDFIQKNYSPYEGNEEFLEGPTERTKVLLKKYTDLCRLESERGGVLDIDTTRVSSLLTYPPGYLDKENEIIVGFQTDAPLKRGVNPFGGIRMTRQACEAYGYKLDQKVEEHFEYRTTHNDGVFRVYTDEMRKARKSGVITGLPDAYGRGRIIGDYRRVPLYGVDFLIEEKKKDKAKLGKRLMDDENIRLSEELYRQIDFLEKLKQMAQMYGYDISKPASNSKEAVQWLYFAYLGAIKEQNGAAMSLGRVSTFLDIYFERDLRENLFTEAEIQEIVDDFVLKLRMARELRTPEYNELFAGDPLWITESIGGMGEDGRTLVTKTSYRFLHTLYNLGPAPEPNLTVLWSKNLPKPFKRYCSRVSIETDSIQYENDDIMREIYGDDYAIACCVSAMRIGKQMQFFGARCNLPKVLLMSLNGGVDEITKEQIGPSRKPISRDILSYEEVMDRFSFYRKWLCELYVNTMNVIHYMHDKYAYEKLQMALHDTEVERFMAFGVAGLSVVADSLSAIKYAKVSPIRDENGLIIDFEIEGDFPKYGNDDERVDSIAKELVKDFYDDLKKIPAYRNAKHTLSILTITSNVVYGKKTGNTPDGRKKGEPFAPGANPMHNRDTKGALASLNSVAKIPYDCCRDGISCTFSVEPNTLGKTEEARIDNLTAILDGYFAKGSHHLNVNVLNREKLLEAMEHPEKYPNLTIRVSGYAVNFHKLSKEQQEEVISRTFHGKL
- a CDS encoding NCS2 family permease, with the translated sequence MTQAKSQLQNNSFLEKVFRLSENNTNAKTEVIAGFTTFMTMAYILAVNPGMLAAAGMDQGAVFTATVLAAVVGTLAMAFLANYPFALAPGMGLNAYFVYTVCLTMGYSWQIALGAVFVEGVIFIILTFLNVREAIFNAFPQTLKHAVGAGIGLFITFIGFQNAGIVSGDAATLVTLGDVTNVVTFLAILGTLITGILVVKRVKGSILIGILITYVLGIIAELVGWYVPNPEAGLYSLIPSTLFSAPPSIAPIAFKLDLSQVFSLSFFVVVFAFLFVDLFDTLGTLIGVSSQAGMLDKEGKLPNVKQALLADAIGTTAGALFGTSTTTTYVESASGVAEGGRTGLTAFVTAIFFVIALFFSPIFLAVPSFATAPALIIVGFMMMQSVGKIDFTEASEGIPAFLALIAMPLAYSIAEGIVFGTVSYVVINAITGKAKKVHPVMYVLAIIFVLKFIIEKVG
- the deoC gene encoding deoxyribose-phosphate aldolase, which codes for MEDKQLAAMIDHTVLKPDAKEEDIRKLCEEAKEYGFATVCVNPCYVPMAKHLLQDSNVGITTVIGFPLGANTITTKTSEVQEAIENGATEVDMVINIGALKDKKYDYVRDEIKAVVHTVNKRAVVKVIIETSLLTDEEKEKACLLAKEAGADFVKTSTGFSGGGATKADIELMRRTVGETMGVKASGGVRTRQDAEALVKAGANRIGASASVAIIKGEKSNSSY
- the guaA gene encoding glutamine-hydrolyzing GMP synthase, translated to MNHELIIVLDFGGQYNQLIARRVREANVYCEVLSYDTSIDEIKKRNPKGIIFTGGPSVVYEENAPMVEKEIFELGIPVLGICYGSQLMGHVLGGKVAKADQREYGKTDLIVRTDNPLFKDVEEQTVCWMSHTYYISEPPEGFEVIATTGTCPVAAMADTKRKLYGVQFHPEVMHTPKGTQMLKNFLYDVCGCSGDWIMKDFAEESIKKLKEKIGNKKVLCALSGGVDSSVAAVLIHKAVGKQLTCIFVDHGLLRKNEGDEVEKVFREQFDMNLIRVNAQDRFLDKLKGVTDPETKRKIIGEEFIRVFEAEAKKIGTVDFLVQGTIYPDVIESGTKNAAVIKSHHNVGGLPDYVDFKEIIEPLRDLFKDEVRSLGRALGIPEFLVSRQPFPGPGLAIRIIGEVTREKIAILQEADYIYREEIVNAGLDKEIGQYFAVLTNLRSVGVMGDERTYSYTIALRGVSTTDFMTADWARIPHDVLAKISNRIVNEVEHVNRIVYDITSKPPATIEWE
- the guaB gene encoding IMP dehydrogenase, which encodes MHKIIKQGVTFDDVLLIPAYSQVLPKDVDLSTNLTKKIRLNIPVMSAGMDTVTESRMAIAMARQGGIGIIHKNMSIEQQAEEVDKVKRSENGVITDPFSLSPEHYVYEANELMAKYRISGVPITEGTKLVGILTNRDLRFETNHNRKIKEVMTKENLITAPEGTTLEEAKEILSKYRIEKLPIVDQEGNLKGLITIKDIEKAILYPNAAKDSNGRLLVGAAVGVTADVLDRVAKLVEAKVDVIVIDTAHGHSQGVLDTVKKVKSAYPELQVIAGNVATGEATKALIEAGADAVKVGIGPGSICTTRVIAGVGVPQITAIYDCAEAAKPYGIPVIADGGIKYSGDIVKAIAAGASVTMMGSLFAGCEESPGETELYQGRKYKVYRGMGSLAAMEKGSKDRYFQQDAKKLVPEGVEGRVPYKGSVEDSVYQLMGGLRAGMGYCGTRTIDELRENGRFVQITGAGLKESHPHDIHITKEAPNYSVEY
- a CDS encoding DUF6106 family protein; translated protein: MGDIFKEQLVSKKRTAKDGMITALVILAAILLVAASFLFIPQAFVLVVIIVAYGAYWLVQRQNIEYEYSFTNGDLDIDKIINKSKRKRLISVSVKDFEAMAHVEDKDHSHELSGFEKTLDFSSGEIKSNTYAAVFMHNNQKVKMIFEPNEEILKGIFHLIPRKLHIKK